In Erigeron canadensis isolate Cc75 chromosome 1, C_canadensis_v1, whole genome shotgun sequence, a single window of DNA contains:
- the LOC122586174 gene encoding ADP-ribosylation factor-like protein 5: protein MGGVMSRFWFMLFPAKEYKIVVVGLDNAGKTTTLYKLHLGEVVTTHPTVGSNVEELVYKNIRFEVWDLGGQERLRTSWATYYRGTHAVIAVIDSTDRARISIMKDELFRLLPNEDLQNAVLLVFANKQDLKDAMTPAEITDALSLHSIKNHDWHIQACSALTGDGLYDGLGWIAQRVTGKAT, encoded by the exons ATGGGGGGAGTCATGTCAAGATTCTGGTTCATGTTATTTCCTGCTAAGGAATACAAGATTGTTGTTGTCGGGTTGGATAATGCCGGAAAAACGACCACCCTTTATAAGTTGCATCTTGGTGAGGTTGTCACGACTCATCCTACTGTTGGTAGCAACGTCGAGGAGCTCGTGTATAAGAATATACGATTTGAG GTGTGGGATCTAGGTGGGCAGGAAAGATTACGGACATCATGGGCTACTTATTATCGTGGAACCCATGCTGTGATTGCAGTTATAGACAGTACAGACAGGGCTAGGATTTCGATCATGAAAGATGAACTGTTCAGATTGCTCCCAAATGAGGATCTTCAAAATGCAGTACTTCTGGTATTTGCAAACAAGCAGGACTTGAAGGATGCAATGACCCCAGCTGAAATAACAGATGCTCTTTCCCTTCACAGTATCAAGAACCATGATTGGCACATTCAAGCATGTTCTGCCCTTACAGGTGACGGGCTCTACGATGGTTTGGGTTGGATTGCTCAAAGAGTTACAGGAAAAGCAacatga
- the LOC122585712 gene encoding F-box/LRR-repeat protein 25-like has translation MENEEGQSHRKKRSKIEEIVKEAKSDRISALPDCLLTEIVSRLPYPKDAVNTRKLSKRWKHVWNCIPNLKFKRRDVDYYERTYVPPLPCFFSSVNMFLSQRGQSTINKFELSTSYEPQFESQVNKWIRYAISCNVKDLNLRFFDGGYFDLEPRFVFDQSFYVNSCITDLTLAGCLLDPFEGISWKNLRTLYIKHGIMDDDLMETILSGTPLLETLNLEYCYGYGRLDITSKSLKNLVISGYVFPEYLDSDSDDHVDFVEINAPSILSLKIEEELGLSKILLKDVSSLVKVGLDYETEKGDDGKKVPWHHDWEEEMLERLLLSLTHVNEVNIGYNCCNALYRLKAGGFKRLSNLKVPDVTLPLSSETDLEDLADWAEMGDY, from the exons ATGGAAAACGAAGAAGGGCAAAGTCATCGTAAAAAACGGAGTAAAATTGAAGAAATTGTTAAGGAAGCAAAAAGTGACCGAATAAGTGCGTTACCAGATTGCTTACTTACTGAAATCGTGTCTCGCTTGCCTTACCCAAAAGATGCAGTTAACACTCGTAAACTCTCTAAAAGATGGAAACATGTTTGGAATTGCATTCCTAATCTTAAATTCAAACGTCGTGATGTTGATTACTATGAAAGAACCTACGTTCCACCACTTCCGTGTTTCTTTTCTTCTGTCAACATGTTCTTATCTCAACGTGGTCAGTCCACGATCAACAAATTCGAACTGTCCACCAGTTATGAACCCCAGTTTGAATCTCAAGTCAACAAATGGATCCGTTATGCTATTAGTTGTAACGTAAAAGACCTAAATCTAAGATTCTTTGATGGGGGTTATTTTGACCTGGAGCCTAGGTTTGTTTTTGATCAGTCTTTTTACGTGAACTCGTGTATTACTGATCTCACATTGGCTGGCTGCTTGTTAGATCCATTTGAAGGTATCAGTTGGAAAAACCTAAGGACTTTGTATATTAAACATGGGATTATGGATGATGATTTGATGGAAACTATATTGTCTGGGACTCCTTTATTGGAAACTCTGAACTTGGAGTATTGTTACGGTTATGGGCGGCTTGATATTACTTCCAAGAGTCTTAAGAACTTGGTGATCTCTGGATACGTGTTTCCTGAATATCTTGATTCCGATTCTGATGATCATGTCGATTTTGTTGAGATCAATGCTCCTAGTATTTTGTCATTGAAAATTGAAGAAGAGTTGGGGCTGTCTaagattttgttgaaagatGTGTCTTCTCTAGTCAAAGTTGGTCTGGATTATGAAACGGAAAAGGGGGATGATGGGAAGAAGGTTCCATGGCATCATGACTGGGAAGAAGAGATGCTTGAAAGGCTTTTACTAAGCCTTACCCATGTCAACGAGGTTAACATTGGGTATAACTGTTGTAAT GCTCTCTATCGTTTGAAGGCTGGAGGTTTCAAACGTCTATCGAACTTGAAGGTTCCTGATGTTACTTTACCTTTATCCTCAGAAACGGATCTAGAAGACTTGGCAGACTGGGCTGAGATGGGTGATTATTAG